In one Culex quinquefasciatus strain JHB chromosome 2, VPISU_Cqui_1.0_pri_paternal, whole genome shotgun sequence genomic region, the following are encoded:
- the LOC119767597 gene encoding uncharacterized protein LOC119767597 isoform X1 encodes MVPCVHSLEVSGFSCTYTGDPTSSSGTRWVAAVGTPQRVERDSKRDAGLDPTLFGMFRQCSNENQKSDSLSAAFFISCLAILTAASALPLDCWWCGADVTSSKSQLLANCTIFRLAKLVPLSVTTRWGTPNLAKFCLQALITDSGLRSFSRFTSKKSE; translated from the exons ATGGTGCCCTGTGTCCACAGCTTGGAAGTCTCCGGATTCAGCTGCACGTATACCGGGGATCCAACTTCCAGTTCCG GCACAAGGTGGGTTGCGGCAGTTGGCACACCACAGCGAGTTGAACGGGACAGCAAGCGTGATGCTGGACTGGATCCGACGTTGTTCGGAATGTTTCGCCAATGCAGCAACGAAAACCAAAAGTCGGATTCACTTTCAGCTGCCTTCTTCATCAGCTGCTTGGCAATCTTGACCGCGGCCTCAGCCTTGCCGTTGGATTGTTGGTGGTGTGGTGCCGACGTGACAAGCTCAAAGTCCCAGTTGTTGGCGAACTGCACCATTTTTCGGTTGGCAAAGTTGGTTCCGTTGTCGGTGACGACACGTTGGGGCACACCAAACCTCGCGAAGTTCTGTTTGCAGGCGTTGATCACGGATTCCGGACTCAGATCTTTCAGCAGGTTCACTTCGAAAAAGTCCGAGTAG